The Cydia splendana chromosome 8, ilCydSple1.2, whole genome shotgun sequence genome contains a region encoding:
- the LOC134792990 gene encoding solute carrier family 25 member 35-like isoform X2 gives MDFVVGGIAGVGAAIFSNPFDVVKTRMQLQGELRARSQHAVHYKNIPHAMYTIVKHDGVSALQKGLVPALWFQLVVNGVRLGIYQQADNQGLLRDEKNNTKFTNSLVMGAFAGMIGAFFGSPLQLVKTQLMSYSSEKIAVGTQHAHTGMTYAMSKIYKKNGLGGLWRGAHGMMIRNSIGSATQIASYAVCKEWMDDNDMFQQSKYLSAFVASNIGAVVKTISLTPMDVIMTRLYNQAVDVNGQGLLYSGIVDCAKKITKTEGLLAFYKGMGPSYLRQAPHTVLLLVFWDMLKDVQKSFEKA, from the exons ATGGACTTTGTGGTAGGTGGTATAGCGGGGGTAGGCGCCGCTATCTTTAGTAACCCGTTTGATGTGGTGAAGACCCGCATGCAGCTGCAAGGGGAGCTCCGGGCGCGGAGCCAGCATGCAGTGCACTATAAGAATATaccgcacgctatgtacactaTTGTGAAACATGACGGAGTGTCGGCGTTACAGAAGGGACTTGTACCTGCTTTGTGGTTCCAGTTAGTGGTTAATGGTGTAAG GTTAGGCATATACCAACAAGCTGATAACCAAGGTTTGCTAAGAGACGAGAAAAACAACACAAAGTTCACGAACAGCTTAGTAATGGGTGCTTTTGCCGGCATGATTGGAGCGTTCTTCGGCAGTCCTCTACAGCTAGTTAAGACACAGCTGATGTCTTATTCTTCGGAAAAGATAGCCGTTGGTACCCAACATGCTCATACGGGTATGACATACGCTATGAGTAAGATTTATAAGAAGAATGGGTTGGGAGGCCTATGGAGAGGCGCTCATGGAATGATGATCAGGAACTCTATAGGATCAGCGACCCAGATTGCGTCCTATGCTGt ATGTAAAGAATGGATGGATGATAACGACATGTTCCAACAGTCGAAGTATCTATCGGCATTCGTCGCCAGTAACATAGGGGCCGTGGTCAAAACCATCTCCTTGACGCCAATGGATGTCATTATGACGAGATTGTATAACCAAG CCGTAGACGTAAACGGCCAAGGCCTCCTCTACAGCGGCATAGTAGATTGCGCCAAAAAGATCACCAAGACCGAAGGTCTCCTAGCCTTTTACAAAGGTATGGGGCCCTCTTACCTCCGTCAGGCGCCCCATACGGTGCTCCTACTTGTGTTTTGGGATATGTTAAAAGATGTTCAGAAGAGTTTCGAGAAGGCGTGA